The Henckelia pumila isolate YLH828 chromosome 2, ASM3356847v2, whole genome shotgun sequence genome includes a window with the following:
- the LOC140879745 gene encoding DNA mismatch repair protein MLH1 isoform X1 — MEPPSIHRLDEAVVNRIAAGEVIQRPLSAVKELLENSLDAGSTSISVTLKDGGLKLIQVSDDGHGIRYEDLPILCERHTTSKLSKFEDLQSIKSMGFRGEALASMTYVGHVTVTTITEGQLHGYRATYRDGMMEHEPKPCAAVKGTQIMIENLFYNMTARRKTLQNSADDYPKIVDLICRFAIHHKSVSFSCRKHGATRADVHSVATSSRLDAVRSVYGLSVSQQLMIVEASDDDPLSSIFKMEGLISNFNYIAKKATVVLFINDRLVDCGALKRAIEIVYAATLPKASKPFIYLSIKLPPEHIDVNVHPTKREVSLLNQEVIIEKIQSIIESKLRNSNESRTFQEQQRMDPTPCVSMPVSKDPLSHPSPSGSKSQKVPVQKMVRTDSQDPAGRLHAYMQIKPCSNDKGSSLLTSVRSSIRQRRNPRETADLGSIQELTREIDSSFHSELQDVVGHCTYIGMADDVFALLQHNTHLYLVNVVNLSKELIYQQVLRRFAHFTAIQLSDPAPLPELIMLALKEEDLDPEGNEDAELKEKIAEMNTELLKQKAELLEEYFGIHIDSSGNLSRLPIVLDQYTPDMDRVPEFILCLGNDVDWEDEIICFRTIAAAIGNFYAFHPPLLPNPSGNGLKFYKRDPSDSHEMRDTSKSSDSVKEDIDDELLLEAENAWAQREWSIQHVLFPSMRLFLKPPTSMATNGTFVKVASLEKLYKIFERC; from the exons ATGGAGCCTCCGAGCATCCATCGCCTTGACGAGGCGGTGGTGAACAGGATTGCCGCCGGAGAGGTTATTCAACGCCCACTATCTGCCGTGAAAGAGCTCTTGGAGAACAGTCTCGACGCCGGTTCCACCTCTATCTCAGTAACTCTCAAGGACGGCGGCCTCAAACTTATCCAAGTCTCCGACGATGGGCACGGCATTCGG TACGAAGATCTACCGATTTTATGTGAAAGGCACACAACCTCGAAACTGAGTAAATTTGAGGACTTACAGTCCATTAAGTCGATGGGGTTCCGAGGGGAGGCTTTGGCAAGCATGACCTATGTTGGTCATGTCACAGTTACAACTATTACCGAGGGTCAGTTGCACGGTTACAG GGCTACATATAGAGATGGTATGATGGAGCATGAACCCAAGCCTTGTGCAGCTGTTAAAGGTACCCAAATCATG attgaaaatttattttacaaCATGACTGCTCGGAGGAAAACACTACAGAATTCTGCCGATGACTATCCAAAAATAGTGGACTTAATATGTAGGTTTGCAATCCATCACAAAAGTGTAAGCTTCTCTTGCAGAAAG CATGGGGCTACTAGAGCAGATGTTCACTCAGTTGCTACATCTTCGAGGCTTGATGCGGTCAGGTCTGTTTACGGGTTGTCAGTTTCTCAACAGCTGATGATTGTAGAAGCTTCAGATGATGATCCATTAAGTTCGATTTTCAAAATGGAAGGTTTGATATCGAATTTTAATTACATAGCAAAGAAGGCAACTGTGGTGCTTTTTATCAATG ATAGACTGGTGGATTGTGGTGCTTTAAAGAGGGCAATTGAAATTGTTTATGCTGCAACATTGCCAAAAGCATCGAAACCATTCATTTACTTGTCAATCAAATTGCCGCCTGAGCACATTGATGTGAACGTGCACCCAACAAAGAGAGAG GTAAGCCTACTGAATCAAGAAGTTATAATTGAGAAGATACAGTCTATCATAGAATCCAAACTAAGGAACTCCAACGAATCACGAACATTTCAAGAACAG CAGAGAATGGATCCAACGCCTTGTGTTTCTATGCCTGTGAGCAAAGACCCCCTTAGCCACCCTTCACCTTCAG GTTCAAAGTCACAAAAGGTTCCAGTGCAAAAAATGGTGCGGACAGATTCACAGGATCCTGCAGGAAGGTTGCACGCATACATGCAAATTAAACCTTGTAGCAATGATAAAGGAAGTTCTCTCTTGACCTCTGTAAG GTCTTCTATCAGGCAAAGGAGGAACCCTCGGGAAACTGCAGACCTTGGTAGCATTCAGGAACTTACTAGAGAGATTGATTCCAGTTTTCACTCTG AGTTGCAGGATGTTGTTGGTCATTGTACATATATTGGGATGGCCGATGATGTCTTTGCTCTGCTTCAGCACAATACACACCTTTATCTCGTCAATGTGGTAAACTTGAG CAAAGAACTTATTTATCAGCAAGTCTTACGGCGGTTTGCCCATTTTACTGCAATTCAACTGAGCGATCCGGCTCCATTGCCAGAACTTATAATGCTTGCGCTGAAAGAGGAGGATTTGGATCCAGAAGGCAATGAAGATGCTGAACTAAAGGAAAAGATTGCTGAA ATGAATACAGAACTACTTAAGCAGAAGGCTGAGTTGCTGGAGGAATATTTTGGCATTCACATTGATTCAAGTGGTAATTTGTCCAGGCTTCCAATTGTACTTGACCAGTACACTCCAGACATGGACCGTGTTCCGGAGTTCATTCTTTGTCTGGGCAATGAT GTTGATTGGGAAGACGAGATAATTTGTTTTAGAACAATTGCTGCTGCTATTGGGAATTTCTATGCCTTTCATCCTCCGTTATTACCTAATCCATCAGGCAATGGCTTGAAATTTTACAAAAGAGATCCCTCTGACAGTCATGAAATGAGAGATACCTCAAAAAGTTCTG ATAGCGTGAAGGAAGACATTGACGATGAACTACTTTTGGAGGCTGAGAATGCCTGGGCTCAGCGTGAATGGTCAATTCAACATGTTTTGTTTCCCTCCATGAGACTTTTTCTGAAGCCTCCTACTTCAATGGCTACAAATGGAACATTTGTCAag GTGGCTTCACTGGAGaagctttataaaatttttgaaagatgcTAA
- the LOC140879745 gene encoding DNA mismatch repair protein MLH1 isoform X2 codes for MEPPSIHRLDEAVVNRIAAGEVIQRPLSAVKELLENSLDAGSTSISVTLKDGGLKLIQVSDDGHGIRYEDLPILCERHTTSKLSKFEDLQSIKSMGFRGEALASMTYVGHVTVTTITEGQLHGYRATYRDGMMEHEPKPCAAVKGTQIMIENLFYNMTARRKTLQNSADDYPKIVDLICRFAIHHKSVSFSCRKHGATRADVHSVATSSRLDAVRSVYGLSVSQQLMIVEASDDDPLSSIFKMEGLISNFNYIAKKATVVLFINDRLVDCGALKRAIEIVYAATLPKASKPFIYLSIKLPPEHIDVNVHPTKREVSLLNQEVIIEKIQSIIESKLRNSNESRTFQEQRMDPTPCVSMPVSKDPLSHPSPSGSKSQKVPVQKMVRTDSQDPAGRLHAYMQIKPCSNDKGSSLLTSVRSSIRQRRNPRETADLGSIQELTREIDSSFHSELQDVVGHCTYIGMADDVFALLQHNTHLYLVNVVNLSKELIYQQVLRRFAHFTAIQLSDPAPLPELIMLALKEEDLDPEGNEDAELKEKIAEMNTELLKQKAELLEEYFGIHIDSSGNLSRLPIVLDQYTPDMDRVPEFILCLGNDVDWEDEIICFRTIAAAIGNFYAFHPPLLPNPSGNGLKFYKRDPSDSHEMRDTSKSSDSVKEDIDDELLLEAENAWAQREWSIQHVLFPSMRLFLKPPTSMATNGTFVKVASLEKLYKIFERC; via the exons ATGGAGCCTCCGAGCATCCATCGCCTTGACGAGGCGGTGGTGAACAGGATTGCCGCCGGAGAGGTTATTCAACGCCCACTATCTGCCGTGAAAGAGCTCTTGGAGAACAGTCTCGACGCCGGTTCCACCTCTATCTCAGTAACTCTCAAGGACGGCGGCCTCAAACTTATCCAAGTCTCCGACGATGGGCACGGCATTCGG TACGAAGATCTACCGATTTTATGTGAAAGGCACACAACCTCGAAACTGAGTAAATTTGAGGACTTACAGTCCATTAAGTCGATGGGGTTCCGAGGGGAGGCTTTGGCAAGCATGACCTATGTTGGTCATGTCACAGTTACAACTATTACCGAGGGTCAGTTGCACGGTTACAG GGCTACATATAGAGATGGTATGATGGAGCATGAACCCAAGCCTTGTGCAGCTGTTAAAGGTACCCAAATCATG attgaaaatttattttacaaCATGACTGCTCGGAGGAAAACACTACAGAATTCTGCCGATGACTATCCAAAAATAGTGGACTTAATATGTAGGTTTGCAATCCATCACAAAAGTGTAAGCTTCTCTTGCAGAAAG CATGGGGCTACTAGAGCAGATGTTCACTCAGTTGCTACATCTTCGAGGCTTGATGCGGTCAGGTCTGTTTACGGGTTGTCAGTTTCTCAACAGCTGATGATTGTAGAAGCTTCAGATGATGATCCATTAAGTTCGATTTTCAAAATGGAAGGTTTGATATCGAATTTTAATTACATAGCAAAGAAGGCAACTGTGGTGCTTTTTATCAATG ATAGACTGGTGGATTGTGGTGCTTTAAAGAGGGCAATTGAAATTGTTTATGCTGCAACATTGCCAAAAGCATCGAAACCATTCATTTACTTGTCAATCAAATTGCCGCCTGAGCACATTGATGTGAACGTGCACCCAACAAAGAGAGAG GTAAGCCTACTGAATCAAGAAGTTATAATTGAGAAGATACAGTCTATCATAGAATCCAAACTAAGGAACTCCAACGAATCACGAACATTTCAAGAACAG AGAATGGATCCAACGCCTTGTGTTTCTATGCCTGTGAGCAAAGACCCCCTTAGCCACCCTTCACCTTCAG GTTCAAAGTCACAAAAGGTTCCAGTGCAAAAAATGGTGCGGACAGATTCACAGGATCCTGCAGGAAGGTTGCACGCATACATGCAAATTAAACCTTGTAGCAATGATAAAGGAAGTTCTCTCTTGACCTCTGTAAG GTCTTCTATCAGGCAAAGGAGGAACCCTCGGGAAACTGCAGACCTTGGTAGCATTCAGGAACTTACTAGAGAGATTGATTCCAGTTTTCACTCTG AGTTGCAGGATGTTGTTGGTCATTGTACATATATTGGGATGGCCGATGATGTCTTTGCTCTGCTTCAGCACAATACACACCTTTATCTCGTCAATGTGGTAAACTTGAG CAAAGAACTTATTTATCAGCAAGTCTTACGGCGGTTTGCCCATTTTACTGCAATTCAACTGAGCGATCCGGCTCCATTGCCAGAACTTATAATGCTTGCGCTGAAAGAGGAGGATTTGGATCCAGAAGGCAATGAAGATGCTGAACTAAAGGAAAAGATTGCTGAA ATGAATACAGAACTACTTAAGCAGAAGGCTGAGTTGCTGGAGGAATATTTTGGCATTCACATTGATTCAAGTGGTAATTTGTCCAGGCTTCCAATTGTACTTGACCAGTACACTCCAGACATGGACCGTGTTCCGGAGTTCATTCTTTGTCTGGGCAATGAT GTTGATTGGGAAGACGAGATAATTTGTTTTAGAACAATTGCTGCTGCTATTGGGAATTTCTATGCCTTTCATCCTCCGTTATTACCTAATCCATCAGGCAATGGCTTGAAATTTTACAAAAGAGATCCCTCTGACAGTCATGAAATGAGAGATACCTCAAAAAGTTCTG ATAGCGTGAAGGAAGACATTGACGATGAACTACTTTTGGAGGCTGAGAATGCCTGGGCTCAGCGTGAATGGTCAATTCAACATGTTTTGTTTCCCTCCATGAGACTTTTTCTGAAGCCTCCTACTTCAATGGCTACAAATGGAACATTTGTCAag GTGGCTTCACTGGAGaagctttataaaatttttgaaagatgcTAA